The Marinococcus sp. PL1-022 DNA segment CGAAGGCATTTCAGTGTTATTTTTAAAAGATAATATGGAATTTAATTCCAAAGATGATACCAACAGCATGCAGACACTGTTGTTTAACGTGCTGGGGAGCTTTGCGCAGTTTGAGGCCGACCTGATCCGGGAGCGTACCACGGAAGGTAGGGAACGTGCGAAAGCCCAGGGGAAGCATATGGGTCGTCCAGGCCAATCGGATAAGGCTGTTCAGCAAGCTTTACAGCTCTTTGAGAACCGAGCGACCAACAAGATGAGTGTGAATGATATCGTGAAAGTGACGGGCGTTCCTCGTTCGACCATTTATGCTAAAAGAAAACGTAATGGGGCGTAGCTTGGAGTTGCGTTCCTCTCGTTAAAGGATTTGATGCTTATGACTTCACCCATAATGTCCATTATGGTTTGGAATATTCTCCTGGTGGGAACGCTCGTGTACCTTTCTCTTACCTTGCCGATTGAGTGGTTCACTCCATTCACACAGGAGGGTTCTTTTTCTCTCTATCAGAGCATCTCCGGGATCTTCCTTTTGATGTTTCTTCTTGTTCTGTCGGGTTTGGCTGCAACACTCCTGTCCTTGAAGCTGAAGAAGCTTCATCTGGTTATTTTATCTCTTTTGCTGTACTTATCTATGGCCATTGAAACGGTGCTCTTCGCTTTTGTTTTTTAAAGGCCGAAGAAACAAAAAGATGCCTAGAGGAATATATCTCCCCAGGCATGCATGATTCTCTTCGTCATTTACATCATTGCGCTTATCGGTAAGAAAGTTTTAACTTCTTTAAAATAAAAAGCCCGATGAGAAAGTGCCCAACGCATCGCAAATACGCTGAAGGTTTCATCTCAGAGCTTTTTTTGGGTTTCATTTGATTTTGTCCAGCAAAAACCTCTTGTCAGAGAAATAGGAGTTTCCATGCTCTACGTTTATACCGATTTAAACGGCCGTGAAACTACCGTCAACCGGAACCACGGCTCCGTTAATATAATTCGCTTTGTTTTCCAACAGGAACGCCACGAGTTCTGCGACTTCCTCCGCCGTCCCTAACCGTTTTTGTGGCACCAGGCGCTATGGCGTTCTCACAAATCCTTTCGATGACGTATTCCGCGACAATGGTTTTCGTAATTCCAATCGTAGCGTGTTTAGTGGCGGAATAATTTCCAACCCCCCACTTGGCTAACAAGCCCGGCGGATGAGAAGGTGTTTACAATACTATTTCCCCATTTTGCACCATTATTTCAACAACATACTTAAGACTGTACAGCATGCCATGAAGATTAATATTTAGGAACTGATCATTTTCTGTATCCGAATATGCTTCACTAATTGGTCGATATCTTGGGAGAAATAACGAAAAATCATTAGCGTGCCCTCTTTTAGGTTTTATTTTCTTCATTTCTAGGGTCCGTTTCTTGGGGTGCTTCGGAGGATTCGAGTTGTTCTACGCGTTCGAGTAAGCGTTGGTTCTCATCTTCAAGCTTTTTCGCATTGGAAGAATAATGCGGATCCGTTTCCCACCAATCGATGCCCATTTCTTTGGCCTTATCGACGGAAGCAACGACGAGACGGATTTTGATAGTCAAGAGTTCTACATCCGCAATGTTGACTTTAATATCGCCTGCAATGACCACGCCTTTGTCCAACACTGTTTCCAGGATTTCGACGAGCCCGCCTGCTAAATTATCAGTATTAGCCGGTTCTGCCGAGCGTCGTACAGGTTGTTCACTCATAAAGAATATCCTCCTTGATGGTCTATTAAATTAAGTTTCCTAAGGGGCCAAGATCAATATTTAAATCGTCATCGGTCAGGTTAAATATTTCTTTCATTTCTTCCATTTTATTTTCGAGTTGCATGAGAGCTTCTCCAAGCTGTTCAATTTGTTCCTCTGTCAAATCACCGCCCTCGACTCGTCGCATGGCCTGACGCTCGACAAGTTCACGAAGCAGTTCGACCACGGTCATGACCAACTGGGTCAATCCTTCTTCCGCTTTGTCTGGGTCGAGAGAAATACGTCCTGTTGGCTGTTGAGCTTCTGTTACTTGTGGATTCTTATCCATGAGCTCTGCCTCCTTTATGTTGGATGAGAAGAGATTTGTGAATTAGAAATGAACTCCTTCTGAGTTTTGGTTTCCGCCTGGCGCAGGGTTTCCACTGAAGCAATCAGCACCCGTAGATCTGCATACACAAGGTCAATGCCTGCGATCGATATCGTTAAATCGCCTTGAAGGACGACCCCTTTTTCGAGTACGGAATCCAATACATCAAGCAAAGACACTTCCCTATTTTCAAGACTGTCCCGAGCCATACGTTTCACTCCTGTCTTTGAGTTCAGAGAAATGAAAAGACGGCCATGGCCCGGTACACTCCAAATCCAATCCGGTGCCGGCTGCTTCTTCTTTATCCTGACGGTCTTCAATAAACTGAATAAAGGCTTCCCGGTCGTTCGCATCGATTAAATAAGCGGCGTTCCAGGCCATGTCTTTCTCCCGGTCTGTCACTTTTCGTTCCCAATTTTTCTTGATTTCTGTCCCTTCGCTTCTGGTTTTTAATTCTTCATGCAAAGAGGTGCAGTGTTGTTCAATATAATCATCCGCTTTCCCCTCTATAAATTGCTTCATTTTTTTATTTTCGAAAAAACGTTTCCCGGCCGGTAGGCTTTCAATTTCTGCCTCTTTCGCCTGAATTTCTTCGCTTTCCTGAACGACGGTCTCGATAAACAACTGCTGGTCAGCATACACTTTGACGTTCCACTCTTCTTTCCCGGCCAGGCTAGAAAATTTCGATAAAATGTCTTCCTTGTGATCCTTAATCATCTCTGTCAGGTTGGCGTTCTGTTCAAAGATGGTGCCGAATGTTAACGGGATGGTGGTGTAACGGTCGTGTAGCTGTTTCATAATTTCATGATGGTGGAAGGCTTTCGCCTGCAGCCATTTCATATTCTCCACATTTTTCTGCAGCTGCTGCTCGGCAAATTCTGCTTCCGGCACCAGGCAAACTACCGTTGTGATTTCCTCCTGGACAAAAAAATCGATATTGTTCCCTGCTTCCATCCCTTCTACAGGATCCATTGGCGCTTGCTGATATTCTTCGGTGGGCACAAAAGCGTAAACATATAGTAAAGCCGGAGCTCCTGCGTTCGTTTGCAACATCCGTCACTCCTTGTTTCGATATTTTTTAATAATGATGGCTTACATTCAGAAAACTATTGGTCCTGGCCCTGCTTTCTCATTCGAAGGAAGGGATTATTGCCCTTATGGGAGGCATTCCCTTTTTAACTGAAATTCATTCATTGAATTACGTTCAACAAAAATAAAAACTTCTCCTTTGATGTCTTTTCGAATCATAGTGCTTAAGCTTTTCAAACCCGTGCTCTTACGTAAAGAGTTGATCCTTCCTTTTGTAGCCGATACACTGAATACATCTCTTTTTTAAGCCGTACCATTAGAATAGGAGTTCATTTTTATGGAAAATACCAAATTAACAAAAAGAAAACAGCAGGCGATACAAACGAAACAAACTATCTATAACGCCGCTTTAACACTCATTCAACATAAAAGTTTCGACGAAGTCACGATCGAAGAAATTAGTAAAAAAGCAGACGTCTCCGTCGGTTCTTTCTATTATTATTTTCATTCCAAAGAAGATATTTATTTGAGTATGTTTAAAAAACTTGATGAAGAGCTTTTTCGTGACTTTAACCCCGAGGATTATCAACAGGCCGGGGAAGACCTTCTTATCAGTTTTTTTCTTCAGCTGGCCCGTCATGTTTCGGCTTTAGGGTTAAACATCGTTAAATATTCCTTATTCAAGGAAGGTCCTGTTCCTTACTATAAGGATTTGTATATGAGTGAAGCATTACAGAAAATCATTAAAATCGGTCAAGCTAAGAATATCTTTGCTTCTTCCATGAGCGAAGAAGAGATGACGGAATACCTGCTTATTATCATGCAGGGCATCATGCTGGATTGGTGCAAAACCGATGAAGGCTATTCCCTCGAAGAAAAAACCGAACAGTTCATGAGCCGTGTTATTCTCTCCATTCAACATTAATGTACAAGAAGTGAAGTGACCTAAATAAATGAGACAGATAAAAACACCTCTCACGTCGTATTCGTAGTAGTAGCGACAGATGGAGGTGTTTTTCTTATGATAGAAAGCAAACGGCGGTATCCAGCAGAAGTGAAACGGAAAGTTCCCCGACCTAAATGGGAGGAAGGGTAAAGCGATCGGTCGCTTATGAATGCTTTTAGCATTAAGCATGTACGGCAAATCAAGCAATGGGCCATATGGGTCCAGAACGGAGAAGAGCATCGTCTTTGCCAACCGGTTGGCAAGCAGTACACGTACGGCAAAGGCCTGCAAGACAGCGAAATCGGCCGGTTGCGGCAGCAGATAAAGTACTACGAAGTGAAGGAGACGTTGCAGGGAAAGTACTAGGAACTTGAAAGGAGGTGGTCTCGGAAGTCGTGGGAGCCCTCCGGGCTCGACTAACAGGTCATCGACCTTTTCCGTTCCTTGCAGTTTCGGATGGGGCACCAGACTATCCGGGGATTGTTGGAAAAGGAGCATGGAATTTATGTCCACCATCGGTGCACCGTACAGCGTATTATGCAGAAGTACTGCCTTCAGTACCAAATCGGCTGAATTAACTTTCAGGCCCGGCAGCCGAATGAAAAATGAGTCACAAATATCAAGTACCTGCCGTACGGGCCAGCCCAGCGGCACGATCCTCCAGAGCGATCAGGACTGCCAGTACATATCTTATGCCTTTCAGGAAGAAGCGCACAAAAAAGGCATTATCACAAGTATGTCGAGCCGAGGCAACTGCTTTGATATCGAAACGTTCATAAAGAGAAGGAATGTTATCGAAATCGAAGTTCCCAACAGTATCTTGATCATGTCCCATGTCAAACCGTATATTTCGGATGTTAGAAGAGTCTTTTGCTATGTAATACAATTTTGGCTCTTTGCTTGTCGAAAACAAAAAGAGAGAATCCGCTCCACTGAGCGAACTCTCTCGTCCTTGTTAAACGGCTGTAAACCCACCGTCAATCGGAACAACGGCTCCGTTAATATAATTCGCTTTGTCTCCCAACAAGAACGCCACGAGTTCCGCGACTTCTTCTGCTGTGCCCAATCGTTTTTGGGGCACCGGATCAATGGCTACTTCTTTGGCTTGTGGATTGTTCTTCATATATTCTTCCACCATGGGTGTCTCTGTGGCCCCTGGAGCTACGGCGTTCGCACGAATTCCCTCGGAAGCATATTCCGCGACAATGGTTTTCGTGATCCCAATCGTCGCGTGTTTGGTGGCGGAGTATGTCCCAACCCCGACTTGACCGACAAGCCCGGCGGAAGAGGAAGTATTAACAATACTGCCGCCACCATTTTTTATCATCGCTTCCACGACATACTTGATACCGTACAACATGCCATGAAGATTAATATTGAGAACCTGATCAATGTCTTCGATGCTATGCTCCAAAAATTTCTTTCCGGACCCGGAAATGCCCGCATTGTTAAAAAACATCGTCACAGCCCCGAAAGCTTCCACTGTCTTATCTACGTAATTTTTCACTTCGTCCGGTTTGGTCACATCGGCTTTAACAAAGATCGCCGATGCTCCATGGCTTTCTACTTCTTGAACCACGTCGTTTCCTGCTTCTTCCGAAATATCGACAATACTCACGTTAACGCCTTGCTCGGCTAGCTTTAACGTTACTGCTCTCCCAAGTCCGCTTGCGCCACCTGTCACGATGGCCGTATGCTGTTCAGCCATAATTTTTTCCTTCTTTCTTTAGTCATAGGGTCATGGTCTTTCTTCCCTATATGAGAATTTTTACACATGAATAAATTAAAAAGCATCGATGTTCTGATTTGCGTGCTTATAAGAGATAAAACACATGCCCATAGTGATCGACCCGTGAGTTCGTCCCGGCAAATTCCACCGTTCCTTCGGAAGGATCAAACGCATCGTCGGTATGAAAATGCACGAGAAAATATGGTGGGGCGTTGGCCGGTTCAAAGTGTTCACAATGATACGTCAAGGTGATCTCGTCATTGACTTGCACCTTGTACTCGCCGGCTAATCCAGAATCAAAGACAACTTTGAATCCCATGGCTTTCCCTCCTTGCTTTGCATCGAACATTGCTATGGTTGAATATCGAGCCGTAGAGCAACTAGCTAATCGCTCAAATGAGGGAGACGGCCTCCCTCATCGAAGCTATTTTGACGAATGGAGGAGAAAAATGCAATCGACAGCCCTTCGTCCATGGAAAGGAAGCTAAAGGCAGAAATGTTCCTGCCCTCAGCGCTAGTTCTGGGCTTCTCCGATTCGTATTTATGAACGATTCGGATCGTCTTTGGAGGAATCCGACTGCTTTTTCTGGTGGCGCAAGTTCTCTAGGGCATCTAAAATTTCTTCTTCCGAATACGTGGAACGATCAGTGGTTTGTTCTGATGGTTGTTCATCATCTGATGTCTCACGAGAAGTTGTATCGGTTTCGTCAGATGTAGCATGGGAACTGTTTTCCAAGTACTCCCGGCGATAAATAATCTGACCGTCCGGCGTCAGGTACTTTTTGTTCATGTGTCGAGTTGTTTTATCAAACAGGCTGTAAATCACCGGAATGACAAACAGGGTTAACAGCGTACTGCTCAACAGACCACCGATGATCACAATGGCCATCGGCTGAATGGTCTCAGAGCCTTGACCAATCCCTAAGGCCAAAGGGAATACCCCTAAAATGGTCGTAATCGTGGTGATTAAAATCGGTCGGGTCCGGTTCTGGACACTGGTAACCAACGCTTCTACCGTTCCCATGCCTTTGGCTTTCTGCTGGTTCACATAGTCGAGAAGCACAATGGCATTATTGACCACAATCCCGGCGAGTACAATGACCCCAATGAGAGCCATGGCACTGATCGGCTTCTGCGTGACCACCAACGATAACATCACGCCGATCACAAATAGCGGCACGGTGAACATAATAATCAGTGGCTGCTTGAATGATTCAAACTGAGCCGCCATGACCAGGTAAATGAACGCTAAACCAAGCGCAAAAGCGATCGCTGCTTCGGCGGCCAGGTCGTTAATCATTTCCTGGTTGCCGCCAACGACAAATTCGGCGTTATCAGCCAGATTCACGTCATCGATGACGTCGTTCACGGTTTCAGAGACATTACTGAGTTCGGCAGAAGACTCATATAGCAC contains these protein-coding regions:
- a CDS encoding recombinase family protein — its product is MTQRIGYARVSTFHQDFSSQQQLLEEAGCHRIFTEKVTGTTAIEREQLREAIRYARPGDILVVTKIDRLARSIIDLNNIVHELASEGISVLFLKDNMEFNSKDDTNSMQTLLFNVLGSFAQFEADLIRERTTEGRERAKAQGKHMGRPGQSDKAVQQALQLFENRATNKMSVNDIVKVTGVPRSTIYAKRKRNGA
- a CDS encoding SDR family NAD(P)-dependent oxidoreductase, which translates into the protein MLAKWGVGNYSATKHATIGITKTIVAEYVIERICENAIAPGATKTVRDGGGSRRTRGVPVGKQSELY
- a CDS encoding gas vesicle protein, with amino-acid sequence MSEQPVRRSAEPANTDNLAGGLVEILETVLDKGVVIAGDIKVNIADVELLTIKIRLVVASVDKAKEMGIDWWETDPHYSSNAKKLEDENQRLLERVEQLESSEAPQETDPRNEENKT
- a CDS encoding gas vesicle protein K, producing MDKNPQVTEAQQPTGRISLDPDKAEEGLTQLVMTVVELLRELVERQAMRRVEGGDLTEEQIEQLGEALMQLENKMEEMKEIFNLTDDDLNIDLGPLGNLI
- a CDS encoding gas vesicle protein, with translation MARDSLENREVSLLDVLDSVLEKGVVLQGDLTISIAGIDLVYADLRVLIASVETLRQAETKTQKEFISNSQISSHPT
- a CDS encoding GvpL/GvpF family gas vesicle protein translates to MQTNAGAPALLYVYAFVPTEEYQQAPMDPVEGMEAGNNIDFFVQEEITTVVCLVPEAEFAEQQLQKNVENMKWLQAKAFHHHEIMKQLHDRYTTIPLTFGTIFEQNANLTEMIKDHKEDILSKFSSLAGKEEWNVKVYADQQLFIETVVQESEEIQAKEAEIESLPAGKRFFENKKMKQFIEGKADDYIEQHCTSLHEELKTRSEGTEIKKNWERKVTDREKDMAWNAAYLIDANDREAFIQFIEDRQDKEEAAGTGLDLECTGPWPSFHFSELKDRSETYGSGQS
- a CDS encoding TetR/AcrR family transcriptional regulator — its product is MENTKLTKRKQQAIQTKQTIYNAALTLIQHKSFDEVTIEEISKKADVSVGSFYYYFHSKEDIYLSMFKKLDEELFRDFNPEDYQQAGEDLLISFFLQLARHVSALGLNIVKYSLFKEGPVPYYKDLYMSEALQKIIKIGQAKNIFASSMSEEEMTEYLLIIMQGIMLDWCKTDEGYSLEEKTEQFMSRVILSIQH
- a CDS encoding SDR family NAD(P)-dependent oxidoreductase — translated: MAEQHTAIVTGGASGLGRAVTLKLAEQGVNVSIVDISEEAGNDVVQEVESHGASAIFVKADVTKPDEVKNYVDKTVEAFGAVTMFFNNAGISGSGKKFLEHSIEDIDQVLNINLHGMLYGIKYVVEAMIKNGGGSIVNTSSSAGLVGQVGVGTYSATKHATIGITKTIVAEYASEGIRANAVAPGATETPMVEEYMKNNPQAKEVAIDPVPQKRLGTAEEVAELVAFLLGDKANYINGAVVPIDGGFTAV